Proteins encoded in a region of the Zea mays cultivar B73 chromosome 4, Zm-B73-REFERENCE-NAM-5.0, whole genome shotgun sequence genome:
- the LOC103655635 gene encoding uncharacterized protein, with amino-acid sequence MPEFRDWGGLPEFPLSDVLRRLLPSLRSIYAFAATCQSWRRLLRASAADLLSPGLPPLLLDPRSRVVVPFCQDVLVQELAYRADLTAEGAILVSVSRGHHLLLRRRRRGASESEARLVIIDALTGAERGEVTLPSPLFAYHYAALSASHLLVFHSKHAFFSTPFPNPSSPSGPGWTKHSLPRSASFVTGVLEFRGRVLGLTDRAQLLELRLVGSPQSQSVQILPAAGLPDATAFDQWGFGPRLAAVGDRLLLVLFMLEPKSGSVVQARRVNKVSVYGLDVARMRWEEAESVGPYNVFVDYAGKTAAACVGVEENRIYVASPGSRWRSFPPGRSG; translated from the exons ATGCCGGAGTTCCGCGACTGGGGCGGCCTGCCCGAGTTTCCCCTCTCAGATGTGCTGCGCCGCCTCCTCCCCAGCCTCCGCTCCATCTACGCCTTCGCGGCCACCTGCCAGTCGTGGCGCCGCCTGCTCCGCGCCTCCGCCGCCGACCTCCTCAGTCCTGGCCTGCCCCCGCTCCTCCTCGATCCCAGATCCCGCGTCGTCGTCCCCTTCTGCCAGGACGTCCTCGTGCAGGAGCTCGCGTACCGCGCGGACCTCACCGCCGAGGGCGCGATCCTTGTGTCCGTCTCTCGCGGCCACCACCTCctcctgcgccgccgccgccgaggcgCATCGGAGAGCGAAGCCCGCCTCGTCATCATCGACGCTCTCACCGGCGCCGAACGCGGCGAGGTCACGCTCCCGTCCCCTCTCTTCGCGTATCATTACGCCGCCCTCTCGGCGTCCCACCTCCTCGTCTTCCACTCCAAGCATGCCTTCTTCTCCACCCCTTTCCCCAACCCCAGCTCCCCCTCCGGTCCCGGGTGGACCAAGCACAGCCTCCCCCGCTCCGCCTCCTTCGTCACGGGCGTCCTCGAGTTCCGCGGCCGCGTCCTCGGTCTAACTGATCGCGCGCAACTGCTGGAGCTCCGCCTCGTCGGCAGCCCCCAAAGCCAGAGCGTCCAGATCCTGCCCGCCGCCGGCCTCCCGGACGCCACCGCCTTCGACCAGTGGGGATTCGGGCCACGTCTGGCCGCCGTCGGGGACCGGCTGCTGCTGGTGCTCTTCATGCTGGAGCCGAAGTCAGGCTCCGTCGTGCAGGCGAGGAGGGTGAACAAGGTGTCCGTGTACGGGCTCGACGTGGCGCGCATGAGGTGGGAGGAAGCGGAGAGTGTCGGGCCGTACAACGTGTTCGTCGACTACGCCGGGAAGACCGCTGCCGCGTGCGTAGGCGTGGAGGAGAACCGAATTTACGTTGCGTCTCCTGGGAGCCGCTGGAGATCATTCCCTCCAGG gcggtccggttag